The following are from one region of the Gloeomargarita lithophora Alchichica-D10 genome:
- a CDS encoding DUF5331 domain-containing protein, whose protein sequence is MAAFEEFKGTLRNTWLEYVRNHRPWLEVYLKQRGFKTGDNGRRPDAGLILGVVTMAAPQLLDMLPTFFKLSQGNPDAIIDALDLNFDPFKELAKPVAQLPESSAPSEDKPVVESPHF, encoded by the coding sequence ATGGCGGCCTTTGAAGAGTTTAAGGGGACATTAAGAAACACCTGGCTAGAGTATGTACGCAATCACCGGCCCTGGTTGGAGGTTTATCTTAAGCAACGGGGGTTCAAAACGGGGGATAATGGCCGTCGTCCCGATGCGGGGCTAATTCTCGGTGTGGTGACCATGGCCGCCCCCCAACTGTTGGATATGTTGCCCACTTTTTTCAAGCTCAGCCAGGGCAATCCCGATGCGATTATTGATGCCCTGGATTTGAATTTTGACCCCTTCAAAGAGTTGGCCAAACCCGTGGCTCAATTACCTGAATCATCGGCACCATCGGAGGACAAACCTGTTGTCGAATCACCCCATTTTTAA
- a CDS encoding ferredoxin:protochlorophyllide reductase (ATP-dependent) subunit N produces MTTTTQPSNLTFDCETGNYHTFCPISCVAWLYQKIEDSFFLVIGTKTCGYFLQNAMGVMIFAEPRYAMAELEEGDISAQLNDYEELKRLCLHIKRDRNPSVIVWIGTCTTEIIKMDLEGLAPRLESEIGIPIVVARANGLDYAFTQGEDTVLAAMAQRCPEQLPTTEKAEPTLQRLLNFNKKKENLPTADHPPLILFGSLPDPVVTQLTLELQKQGIEVSGWLPAKRYTELPLLPPGAFVCGVNPFLSRTASALVRRRKCQLIGAPFPIGPDGTRAWVEKICQALGKPAQGLAEREAQIWANLATYLELIRGKSVFFMGDNLLEISLARFLVRCGMTVLEIGIPYMDKRYQAAELALLETTCQEMNSPLPRIVEKPDNYQQIQRIYEMKPDLVITGMAHANPLEARGITTKWSVEFTFAQIHGFGGARDILDLVTRPLRRNHALGQLGWEQLVH; encoded by the coding sequence ATGACTACCACCACCCAACCCAGCAATCTCACTTTTGATTGTGAAACCGGCAATTATCACACCTTTTGTCCCATCAGTTGTGTGGCCTGGTTGTACCAAAAAATTGAGGATAGTTTCTTTCTGGTGATTGGCACCAAAACCTGTGGCTATTTCCTCCAAAATGCGATGGGGGTGATGATTTTTGCCGAACCCCGTTATGCGATGGCGGAACTGGAAGAGGGGGATATTTCCGCCCAACTGAATGATTATGAAGAGTTGAAGCGGTTGTGTTTACACATCAAACGGGATCGCAACCCCAGTGTGATTGTGTGGATTGGCACCTGTACCACGGAAATTATCAAGATGGATTTGGAGGGTTTAGCCCCCAGATTAGAGTCAGAAATTGGCATTCCCATTGTGGTGGCCCGGGCGAATGGTTTGGACTATGCGTTTACCCAGGGGGAAGATACGGTTTTGGCGGCGATGGCGCAACGGTGTCCCGAACAGTTACCCACTACGGAAAAAGCGGAACCAACGTTACAACGCCTGCTGAATTTTAATAAGAAAAAAGAGAATTTACCCACGGCAGATCACCCGCCTTTGATTTTATTTGGTTCCCTGCCTGACCCGGTGGTGACCCAATTAACCTTGGAACTCCAAAAACAGGGCATTGAAGTCTCAGGATGGTTGCCTGCCAAGCGTTACACGGAGTTACCCCTATTACCCCCAGGGGCGTTTGTATGCGGGGTGAATCCGTTTTTGTCCCGGACGGCGAGTGCCTTGGTGCGGCGGCGGAAATGCCAGCTTATCGGGGCACCCTTTCCCATTGGCCCGGATGGGACGCGGGCGTGGGTGGAAAAAATTTGTCAAGCGTTAGGTAAACCCGCCCAAGGGTTAGCGGAGCGGGAAGCGCAAATCTGGGCAAATTTGGCTACTTATTTGGAGTTGATTCGGGGCAAATCGGTATTTTTTATGGGGGATAATTTGCTAGAAATTTCCCTCGCCCGGTTCTTAGTCCGCTGTGGCATGACCGTGTTAGAAATTGGCATTCCCTACATGGATAAACGCTATCAAGCCGCTGAACTGGCTCTGCTGGAAACCACCTGTCAGGAAATGAATTCGCCCTTGCCCCGGATTGTGGAAAAACCGGACAATTACCAGCAAATTCAGCGTATTTATGAAATGAAACCGGATTTGGTGATCACTGGCATGGCGCACGCCAATCCCTTAGAAGCCCGGGGCATTACCACCAAATGGTCGGTGGAATTTACCTTTGCCCAGATTCATGGGTTTGGGGGTGCCCGGGATATTTTAGATTTGGTCACCCGCCCCCTGCGCCGCAACCACGCCCTGGGACAGTTGGGCTGGGAACAGTTGGTGCATTAG
- a CDS encoding M15 family metallopeptidase: protein MNLSPVDDIPEAQRQSPARPGVSNSSSLWRWLGIPILVMAGAGLWGFPRDSPPVTPVVSEPTPAPIVTPGDLLGHLPYSEASPQDLQAVTADGRVKLHRDAAQAFLAMQKAARAEGVILVPLSGFRTRQDQQTLFYDVKAERLQQVTERAQVSAPPGYSEHHTGYALDMGDGKKPATHIEITFEQTAAFAWLKKRAAQFHFELSFPPNNAQGISYEPWHWRFVGTPASLELFYQAKNRS, encoded by the coding sequence TTGAATTTGTCCCCCGTGGATGACATTCCCGAAGCCCAGCGGCAGTCCCCCGCCCGCCCAGGCGTGAGCAATTCCAGTTCCCTCTGGCGCTGGTTGGGCATCCCCATCCTAGTCATGGCCGGGGCTGGTTTGTGGGGATTCCCCCGTGATTCACCGCCGGTAACGCCGGTGGTTTCTGAACCTACCCCCGCCCCGATAGTTACGCCGGGAGATTTGTTAGGACATTTGCCCTACTCGGAGGCCAGTCCCCAGGATTTGCAAGCGGTGACAGCCGATGGCCGGGTAAAATTGCACCGGGATGCCGCCCAAGCCTTTCTGGCAATGCAGAAAGCCGCCCGGGCGGAGGGGGTGATTTTGGTGCCCCTTTCCGGGTTCCGTACTCGCCAGGATCAGCAAACCTTGTTTTATGACGTGAAGGCGGAACGGCTCCAGCAGGTGACGGAGCGGGCGCAGGTGAGTGCCCCGCCGGGGTATAGCGAACATCACACGGGTTATGCGCTGGATATGGGTGATGGCAAAAAACCCGCTACCCACATTGAAATCACCTTTGAGCAGACAGCGGCTTTTGCGTGGCTAAAAAAACGGGCGGCGCAATTTCACTTTGAATTGTCCTTCCCCCCCAACAATGCCCAAGGGATTAGCTATGAACCCTGGCATTGGCGGTTTGTGGGCACTCCCGCCAGTTTGGAGTTATTTTACCAAGCCAAAAACCGGTCTTAA
- a CDS encoding DUF1565 domain-containing protein, which produces MRPIYPVIAPLALALPLFWAGTVGANPAGNKLTVPSPPPATVVKPSPVNPKPAQAITNSAPATVKPAQTPVKPTQPTIKPAQAISKPVPATAKPNQTTVKPAPTVATPKVEMPAPTPTAVNVQRVLYVNPASGLDSANGQAPQTAFKTITHALKFAEGGTLIQLAPGKYSAESGEQFPMQLKPGVILRGNEATRGEGVLIEGGGRFVSRVFARQNATILAGETTHILGVTITNRNIRGTAIWVESTNPYIRNCTFTNNHREGVFVTGEGAPRIEDNLFIRNGGNGVSLTKASKGEVRRNVFIQTGFGLAIGGVSSPIVTDNRIENNVDGMVISDVAKPVLRGNRIAFNRRTGIIVISSAQPDLGTSASPGNNTFQSNGNHDLHNATKNITLTSVGNRLDMSKVNGLVQLQ; this is translated from the coding sequence ATGCGTCCGATTTATCCTGTGATTGCCCCGCTCGCCCTAGCTCTGCCCCTATTTTGGGCTGGCACCGTGGGAGCCAATCCTGCGGGGAATAAACTTACCGTGCCGTCGCCACCCCCGGCGACCGTTGTTAAACCCAGTCCGGTTAATCCTAAACCAGCCCAAGCAATTACCAACTCTGCACCTGCAACGGTTAAACCTGCTCAAACTCCAGTTAAACCCACCCAGCCTACGATCAAACCGGCTCAAGCAATTAGCAAGCCTGTCCCAGCAACGGCTAAGCCCAACCAAACTACGGTTAAACCGGCTCCAACGGTGGCCACCCCCAAGGTGGAAATGCCCGCCCCCACCCCCACAGCGGTCAATGTGCAACGGGTGCTGTACGTCAACCCCGCCAGTGGCCTGGATTCCGCCAACGGCCAAGCCCCTCAAACTGCTTTCAAAACCATTACCCACGCCCTCAAATTTGCCGAGGGGGGCACCCTGATCCAACTGGCACCCGGCAAGTACAGTGCCGAATCCGGCGAGCAATTTCCCATGCAACTCAAGCCCGGTGTGATCCTGCGGGGGAATGAGGCCACCCGCGGCGAAGGCGTTTTAATTGAAGGGGGAGGGCGGTTTGTCAGCCGGGTCTTTGCCCGCCAAAATGCCACCATCCTGGCCGGGGAAACCACCCACATCCTTGGTGTCACCATCACCAACCGCAATATCCGGGGCACAGCCATCTGGGTCGAATCCACCAACCCCTACATCCGCAATTGCACCTTCACCAACAACCACCGGGAAGGGGTTTTTGTCACGGGTGAAGGGGCACCCCGAATCGAAGATAATCTCTTTATTCGCAACGGTGGCAACGGGGTTTCCCTCACCAAGGCCTCGAAAGGCGAAGTGCGGCGGAATGTGTTTATCCAAACCGGCTTTGGGCTGGCGATTGGCGGCGTTTCTTCCCCCATCGTGACCGACAACCGGATTGAAAATAACGTGGACGGCATGGTGATCAGCGATGTGGCTAAACCCGTCCTGCGGGGCAACCGGATCGCCTTCAACCGCCGCACGGGGATTATCGTCATTTCCAGTGCCCAGCCGGATTTGGGCACCAGTGCCAGCCCTGGAAATAACACGTTTCAAAGCAATGGCAACCACGACCTGCACAATGCCACCAAAAACATCACCCTCACCAGCGTGGGCAACCGCCTGGACATGAGTAAAGTAAATGGGTTGGTGCAATTGCAGTAA
- a CDS encoding putative toxin-antitoxin system toxin component, PIN family: MSDKVILDTNLWVYLYSKDAIEKYEKVNTLFLSSIESLIVSTQILGELYNVLLKKKFRTQAQAQEIITQLIAGFDVTEIFATQVIEAIRINARYGYSYWDSLIIATALQSNCNILYSEDMQHDQLIEGKLRIINPLL; the protein is encoded by the coding sequence ATGAGCGATAAGGTTATCCTCGATACAAACCTTTGGGTTTATCTGTACAGTAAAGATGCAATAGAAAAGTATGAAAAGGTGAATACTCTCTTTTTATCATCCATTGAATCCCTAATTGTTAGCACTCAAATTTTGGGTGAACTTTACAACGTCCTACTCAAAAAGAAATTTCGGACTCAAGCACAGGCACAAGAGATTATTACTCAACTGATTGCTGGGTTTGATGTCACTGAAATTTTTGCAACACAGGTGATTGAAGCCATCAGAATTAATGCTCGTTATGGGTATTCCTACTGGGACAGCTTAATCATTGCCACCGCCCTACAAAGCAATTGCAACATCCTCTACTCCGAAGATATGCAGCATGATCAATTGATTGAAGGCAAGCTCAGAATTATCAACCCACTGCTTTGA
- a CDS encoding STAS domain-containing protein: MTVSLRGTREVAATHQVFRLNGMLDAFSEQNIRKVLQQAVETGPKQVILDLSKIEFIDSSGLGILVQTAKQLQASQGHLQVVTNPRVTQAVKLVRLDQFLSLQPSLDVALAAVSGTN, from the coding sequence CTGACCGTCAGTCTGCGGGGCACCCGGGAAGTTGCGGCCACCCATCAGGTATTTCGCCTGAACGGGATGTTGGATGCGTTCTCGGAACAAAACATTCGCAAGGTACTCCAACAGGCGGTAGAAACTGGCCCGAAACAGGTGATTCTTGACCTGAGCAAAATTGAATTTATTGACAGTTCGGGATTGGGAATCCTCGTCCAAACCGCCAAACAACTCCAGGCCAGTCAAGGTCATCTTCAGGTGGTCACCAACCCGCGGGTAACCCAGGCGGTAAAACTGGTGCGGTTGGATCAATTTTTATCCCTGCAACCTTCCTTGGATGTGGCTTTGGCCGCCGTTTCTGGCACTAACTAA
- a CDS encoding CHAT domain-containing protein produces the protein MNISNPANLTSDAPRDTVLDTISLDRSSILSGLPRDPAQVLSFDLSLANLFARYLDAQPINSFNTVEEIQIALASVAEKTGTRPAIVYLISDKEQLGIVVIPPGKPQGIAQGQGIKIASTQPEQLITNIPIASAPIFRSVPEAKADILQATAREFLNAIKEPRQRSSNNYQQAGKQLYDWLIAPVEAELKAQGIDTIMFIPDEGLRTLPFGALWDGEQFLIEKFNLGQIPSVNLVNFEYQSVQGVTLLAMGASEFKNQEPLKGVAIELATITQEWGGKALLNEKFTVNNLTREREQNGFVLLHLATHAEFRPSTLKDAYIEFWNEQLTLDQVRTLPLRNPPVELMVLSACRTAVGDPYSELGFAGLAVASGVKSALASSWYVSDVGTLALMTEFYGQLQSAAIKAQGLRQAQLQMIRGQVRLERDQILRPERDPLPSPEPGFQADLSHPYYWAGFTLIGSPW, from the coding sequence ATGAACATCAGTAATCCCGCCAACCTGACCAGTGATGCGCCCCGGGATACAGTTTTGGATACGATTTCTCTTGACCGATCCAGCATTTTAAGTGGTTTACCGAGAGACCCTGCACAAGTATTGTCCTTTGATCTGTCTTTGGCCAATTTGTTTGCCCGTTATTTAGATGCCCAACCCATCAATTCTTTTAACACCGTTGAAGAGATTCAGATTGCCCTGGCGAGTGTTGCCGAAAAAACGGGTACTCGTCCGGCGATTGTTTACCTAATTTCCGACAAAGAACAGTTAGGGATCGTGGTGATTCCGCCGGGTAAACCCCAGGGCATTGCCCAAGGTCAAGGCATCAAAATTGCCAGTACCCAGCCGGAACAGTTAATCACCAATATACCCATTGCCAGTGCGCCCATATTTCGGAGTGTTCCTGAGGCCAAAGCTGACATTTTGCAAGCCACAGCACGAGAATTTTTGAATGCGATTAAAGAACCTCGCCAACGGAGTAGCAATAATTATCAACAAGCGGGTAAGCAACTCTATGATTGGCTCATCGCCCCCGTGGAAGCGGAACTAAAAGCCCAAGGCATTGATACGATTATGTTTATCCCGGATGAAGGCTTGCGAACGTTACCTTTTGGGGCTTTGTGGGATGGGGAGCAATTCCTGATAGAAAAATTTAATTTGGGTCAGATTCCCAGTGTGAATTTAGTGAATTTTGAATATCAGTCAGTACAAGGGGTAACTTTGTTGGCGATGGGGGCTTCAGAATTTAAGAATCAAGAACCTCTCAAAGGGGTGGCGATTGAATTGGCGACAATTACCCAAGAGTGGGGTGGAAAAGCCCTGTTGAATGAGAAATTTACGGTAAATAATTTGACCCGTGAGCGAGAACAAAATGGATTTGTATTGCTCCATTTAGCTACCCATGCAGAATTCCGTCCCAGCACATTAAAAGATGCCTACATTGAATTTTGGAATGAGCAATTAACCCTGGATCAGGTGCGGACTTTGCCCCTGAGGAATCCGCCGGTGGAATTGATGGTGTTGAGTGCCTGTCGTACCGCCGTGGGTGATCCCTACAGTGAGTTGGGGTTTGCCGGTCTGGCGGTGGCTTCCGGGGTGAAATCGGCTCTGGCGAGTTCCTGGTATGTGAGCGATGTGGGCACCCTGGCGCTGATGACGGAGTTTTATGGGCAGTTGCAATCGGCGGCAATCAAGGCGCAGGGACTACGGCAGGCGCAATTACAGATGATCCGGGGGCAAGTGCGTTTGGAGCGTGACCAAATTCTCCGGCCAGAGCGAGACCCCTTGCCCTCCCCGGAACCCGGATTTCAGGCCGACCTGAGCCATCCCTACTACTGGGCAGGGTTTACCTTGATTGGTAGCCCGTGGTAG
- the bchL gene encoding ferredoxin:protochlorophyllide reductase (ATP-dependent) iron-sulfur ATP-binding protein, with amino-acid sequence MKIAVYGKGGIGKSTTSCNISAALAKRGKKVLQIGCDPKHDSTFTLTGFLIPTIIDTLKEKDYHYENVWPEDVIYQGYGGVNCVEAGGPPAGAGCGGYVVGETVKLLKELNAFDEYDIILFDVLGDVVCGGFAAPLNYADYCLIVTDNGFDALFAANRIAASVREKARTHPLRLAGLIGNRTNKRDLIDKYTSAVPMPVLEVLPLIDDIRISRVKGKTIFEMAEKAPHLQPVCDYYLNIADQILARPEGVVPQDAPDRELFNLLSDFYLNPPTVPQPQGELLMV; translated from the coding sequence ATGAAAATCGCAGTTTACGGCAAAGGTGGCATCGGCAAGTCCACCACCAGTTGCAACATCTCCGCCGCCCTCGCCAAACGGGGCAAAAAAGTTTTACAAATCGGGTGCGACCCCAAGCACGACAGCACCTTTACCCTGACCGGTTTTTTGATTCCCACCATCATTGACACCCTCAAGGAAAAGGATTACCACTACGAAAATGTGTGGCCGGAAGATGTGATTTACCAGGGTTATGGCGGCGTGAATTGCGTGGAAGCGGGGGGACCGCCCGCGGGAGCCGGATGTGGGGGTTATGTGGTCGGTGAAACCGTTAAACTCCTCAAGGAATTGAACGCCTTTGATGAGTACGACATCATTTTGTTTGATGTGTTGGGGGATGTGGTGTGCGGTGGTTTTGCCGCCCCCTTAAACTACGCCGATTACTGTTTAATTGTCACGGATAATGGTTTTGATGCCCTGTTTGCCGCCAACCGGATTGCCGCTTCCGTGCGGGAAAAAGCCCGTACCCATCCCCTGCGCCTCGCCGGTTTGATTGGCAATCGCACCAACAAACGGGATTTGATTGATAAATATACCTCTGCCGTACCGATGCCAGTGTTAGAAGTATTGCCGTTGATTGATGATATTCGCATCTCGCGGGTGAAGGGCAAAACCATTTTTGAAATGGCCGAAAAAGCCCCCCATTTGCAACCCGTATGTGACTATTATCTCAACATTGCCGACCAGATTTTAGCCCGTCCCGAAGGCGTAGTCCCCCAGGATGCCCCGGATCGGGAATTGTTTAATTTGCTGTCGGATTTCTATCTCAATCCCCCCACCGTGCCCCAACCCCAGGGCGAACTGCTGATGGTTTAA
- a CDS encoding FHA domain-containing protein, which yields MTVITLSLMNPAQGTSIRDWSFTEETVIRIGRAPDNEVVLLSSVVSRHHVELRRERAHWEIFSLGANGTFIDGEQVTDQAKLMDGATIRLAASGPIIQVKIDHP from the coding sequence GTGACCGTGATTACTCTGAGCTTGATGAACCCCGCCCAAGGCACCTCCATCCGGGACTGGAGTTTTACGGAGGAGACGGTGATTCGCATTGGTCGTGCCCCGGACAATGAGGTGGTGTTGTTGAGTTCCGTGGTTTCCCGCCACCACGTGGAACTGCGGCGGGAGCGTGCCCACTGGGAGATTTTCAGTCTGGGAGCCAATGGCACCTTTATTGATGGGGAACAGGTGACGGATCAGGCCAAACTCATGGACGGAGCCACCATCCGCCTGGCCGCCTCTGGGCCAATTATTCAGGTTAAAATTGATCATCCATGA
- a CDS encoding DUF7662 domain-containing protein, with product MSIKYGSKYYPLFEHLQGYKQEAVTLTFAEIETLMGCSLPESAQRKKNWWSNRDSPMG from the coding sequence ATGAGCATCAAATATGGAAGCAAGTATTACCCACTGTTTGAACACTTGCAAGGCTACAAGCAAGAGGCAGTCACGTTGACTTTTGCCGAAATCGAAACCTTAATGGGTTGCTCACTGCCTGAATCAGCACAGAGGAAGAAAAACTGGTGGAGTAATCGGGATAGCCCTATGGGTTAG
- a CDS encoding nucleotidyltransferase family protein, translated as MIPQLEPPVNQRIPASPAQIAEFCQRWQINEFALFGSVLRDDFRPDSDIDVLLTFSPEQWLTWDDWQTMQTEIETLFKRKVDLVSKQYLKNPYRRHEILNTCQVIYAIEQP; from the coding sequence ATGATCCCTCAACTAGAACCACCTGTCAATCAACGCATCCCGGCATCTCCCGCTCAGATTGCTGAGTTTTGCCAACGCTGGCAGATCAACGAATTTGCCCTTTTCGGCTCCGTCTTGCGTGACGACTTTCGCCCGGATAGTGATATTGATGTACTCCTAACCTTTTCGCCAGAGCAGTGGTTAACCTGGGATGACTGGCAAACCATGCAAACAGAAATTGAAACCTTATTTAAGCGAAAAGTTGATCTGGTGAGTAAGCAGTATCTAAAAAATCCCTACAGACGACACGAAATTTTGAATACTTGTCAGGTTATCTATGCAATCGAACAACCGTGA
- the lptB gene encoding LPS export ABC transporter ATP-binding protein — MKIILENIHKTYGRRAVVQDVSLSIAQGEVVGLLGPNGAGKTTTFYIIVGIERPDLGVVRLENQDITPWPMHRRARLGISYLAQEASIFRHLTIQENVLLVLQETGVPEIEQKPYARKLLREFRLEQVAQTLGGRVSGGERRRAEIARALAARPQFLLLDEPFAGVDPIAVQELQEVIRQLRRHQLGILITDHNVRDTLAITDRAYILHNGCTLASGTAEELYHDPQVQQYFLGTNYQV; from the coding sequence ATGAAGATCATACTGGAGAATATCCACAAAACCTACGGGCGCCGGGCAGTGGTGCAGGATGTGAGTTTGAGCATCGCCCAGGGGGAAGTGGTCGGACTCCTGGGGCCGAATGGGGCGGGGAAAACCACCACCTTTTATATCATCGTGGGCATTGAACGCCCGGATTTGGGGGTGGTGCGCCTGGAAAACCAGGACATTACCCCTTGGCCGATGCACCGCCGCGCCCGCCTGGGGATCAGTTATCTGGCGCAGGAGGCCAGTATTTTCCGCCATTTGACCATTCAGGAGAATGTCCTACTGGTGTTGCAGGAAACCGGGGTGCCGGAAATCGAGCAAAAACCCTACGCGCGCAAACTATTGCGGGAATTTCGCTTGGAGCAGGTGGCACAAACCCTGGGGGGACGGGTTTCCGGGGGCGAACGGCGGCGGGCCGAAATCGCCAGAGCCTTGGCCGCCCGACCCCAATTTTTACTTTTGGATGAACCCTTCGCCGGGGTTGACCCGATTGCGGTGCAGGAATTGCAGGAGGTGATTCGTCAACTGCGGCGGCATCAGTTGGGCATTTTAATCACCGACCACAACGTTCGGGACACCCTAGCCATCACCGACCGGGCTTATATCTTGCATAATGGCTGTACCTTGGCATCAGGGACTGCCGAGGAACTGTACCATGACCCCCAGGTGCAACAGTATTTTTTGGGTACCAATTATCAAGTATGA
- the pgl gene encoding 6-phosphogluconolactonase: MNQVICPDLETLTTQALMLIQKRVFASIDQQGRATLALAGGSTPKRLYQQIAAQSWPWHQIHVFWGDERFVPPDHPDSNYQMTRTAWLDRVAMPGSNIHPMPTVPLTPTAAAEAYEQELQAFFALQPGEFPVFDVILLGMGDDGHTASLFPHTAALQVCDRAVTVGQKGEEPRLTLTIPTLNFGRCVIFMVAGANKAHAYTQVTASQPNGEQYPAALIRPQGGDLWWLVESTILER, translated from the coding sequence ATGAATCAAGTCATCTGTCCTGACCTAGAGACGCTGACGACCCAGGCGTTGATGCTGATCCAAAAACGGGTCTTTGCCAGCATTGACCAGCAGGGGCGGGCAACCCTGGCCTTGGCGGGCGGGAGTACGCCGAAGCGTTTGTACCAACAAATTGCCGCCCAATCCTGGCCGTGGCATCAAATCCATGTATTTTGGGGCGACGAGCGGTTTGTCCCCCCCGACCACCCGGACAGCAATTACCAGATGACCCGCACCGCCTGGCTGGATCGGGTGGCGATGCCTGGGAGTAACATTCACCCCATGCCGACCGTGCCCTTGACTCCGACGGCGGCGGCGGAAGCCTACGAACAGGAGTTACAGGCTTTTTTTGCCCTCCAACCGGGGGAATTTCCCGTTTTTGATGTAATTTTGCTGGGCATGGGGGATGACGGCCACACCGCTTCCCTGTTTCCCCACACGGCGGCCTTGCAGGTGTGCGACCGGGCGGTGACCGTTGGCCAAAAAGGGGAGGAACCCCGCCTGACCCTGACCATTCCCACGCTGAATTTTGGGCGTTGTGTGATTTTTATGGTGGCCGGTGCCAACAAAGCCCATGCCTACACCCAGGTGACGGCATCGCAACCCAACGGGGAACAATACCCAGCGGCCTTGATTCGCCCCCAGGGGGGAGACCTGTGGTGGTTGGTGGAATCTACCATATTGGAACGTTAA
- a CDS encoding HepT-like ribonuclease domain-containing protein, whose protein sequence is MQSNNRDVASIWDMVQSIRRIQSFTNDQTFDEYLNDIRTISAVERQFEVLGEAARRISNEFRQAHPIIDWQRIVGLRNIVAHRYDEVRQDILWTIIHSELAPLLAQLESILPPLPNEQ, encoded by the coding sequence ATGCAATCGAACAACCGTGATGTTGCCTCAATTTGGGACATGGTGCAGTCTATTCGACGAATTCAATCATTTACGAATGATCAAACCTTTGATGAGTATCTCAACGATATTCGCACGATTAGTGCGGTTGAGCGACAATTTGAAGTTCTGGGCGAAGCGGCTCGTAGAATCTCCAATGAATTTCGACAAGCCCATCCAATCATTGACTGGCAACGCATCGTCGGGTTACGCAACATTGTTGCCCATCGCTATGATGAAGTCAGACAAGATATTTTGTGGACAATTATTCACTCAGAATTAGCCCCTCTCCTGGCTCAGCTAGAGTCAATACTGCCTCCCTTACCCAATGAACAATGA